TGGAATTTTCAAATGACAGAATATTGTTAAGAGAAATGACTAAGAGTGACTGGTTTGACGTACATAAATACGCATCACAAGATTTAGTATCCCAATATCAACCTTGGGGACCAAATACCGAAGAAGACTCCATCAATTTTGTAAATCAAGTCATAAGAGATGCTCGTCAAGTACCAAGGAAAAGATTTGTATTTGCGATGATATATAAAGAGAATATGATTGGTGCTGGAGAGTTTAAGATAAGAGATTTTAGAAACAAAGCTGGAGAAATCGCATATATTGTGAATCCAGATTACTGGGGTAAAGGTTTTGCAACAGAAGTTGCAACTCTTCTAATTGAGTTTGGATTTGACGTGCTTAAACTTCATCGGATATATGCAACTTGTGACCCAAGAAACATAGCTTCGACAAAAGTACTGGAGAAGGTAGGTATGGTTAAAGAAGGCCAAATTCGTGAAGATTTGATGATAAAAGACGGATGGCGAGATTCACTAATGTACAGTATCTTAGAACACGAGTGGAGATAGTATTAATTCAAATTTTATTAAATTATAGGATGAATGAGTCGATTCTTCTCAACACCAAGTAACCAAAACTTTTACATACATTGATGTAACCAAGCAAACCCTATCATGTGTTTAAAATTTACTCACATAATAGGGTTGGTTATACAAAAAAATTACGGTATTACTAAATATAATTCAACCTATTTTAATGGTAACACCTTAGATACAATGCATGTAATGAAGGTTTTTGGTATTTTAAGAATGTCCATTGATTGTAATGCGGATACAATTACTTTCCTATAAACCACATAAATTTATTAAACAAATAACACTACCTATTTACTGACTTAGGTAGACTACTCGCTATTCTATTGTCCTTACCCTTACTATTTTCTGAATTACTCTACTTGGTAATTTCTAATACATCACTTTTAATGAATAGGCATTTCGAGTGGAAGAAAGCACACGTTAGAAAGAAAAATTTCTCTGACATTACTTACATTACTCTAAATTTGGTTCCATTTTATCTTTTGGTCCATCGCATCTATCTGACGAAGATGATGACGAAAATGCATATCGATTAACTCGAACCATTCACGCGCATTTAACCAGCCGAAACCGCCGTGTTGAAGCTTCAACCTCGGGTTCGTTTTACGAATGTTCACTTCCGCAGCATTCATACTGTTAGCTAAATCATCTAATCGCGTCAGGAGAGCATCTTTATTCTCAGAATTTTTAGGTGCTGCGTTCATCTCTTTAGGCAGCTTAATCTTAATCGGCGGAAATCCACCATTCGTAAACAACTTGTCACCAAACTCAGTTTTTCCTTCGCTTTGCTCATTACTTTCATTTAAGCAATCAATTGCACTCTCTAGATATTCTTCTGCCACTGCGATACAGTGATCTATAACTTGACTAATAGACCACTGTTCCTTCGATGGACTATAGACGAGTTGCGTTACTGAATGACGATGGATGATTTTCTTATACGTTTCGATTATATTTGTCATACTTCTTCCCACCTTTTAATGATTCACTTTTAAGGTCAGTGATTGAAATCAATTTCTTTCAAAGGCTACGTTAAAATTCCTGGAAGAAATGGATAGGGTGAATCTCAATTCTCCATTCAAACTCTACTCCCTTTTCCACCTGGACAGTGGGGTGTAAGGAAGCGATTTTAATTGCCTCTTCCATATCCTGTGCCTCAATCATAAAAACACTTCCGATAGCCTCATTAGTTTGCTGAACCTCTTGAATGACAATTTGGCCATTCTTGCGAGAAAGTGATTTTACCTCTTTTTCTAGACCCACATCTAAGAGTACTTTCCCGCTTTGAAAAAATGTCTCCAATTGTACGGCGCATTCATTCATCACTTCTTCAATCTCCGCTTCTGGACGTGCATCCATTTTCTCCGGATTCAAATAACCCATACATATAAATTTCATGATGTTCCTCCTTGATAGAATGTGTCTTCTAACTGTTCAATGGCATCACTAATATAGTTGATCTTTGGGATAAAAACCTCTATTTTACAGAAAAAATCTTTCTCTTGTTAAAGAGTGATCGTATATTATGTTTGTTGTCTATCATTTTTTTCGCAATGAAAGAGTATGTCATCAACGACTTGCTCAATTGACTTAGTACCATCGATGAGCACCCCGTTTTTCGGAATGTCTTCTTTCGTTTCGTGGAGTCGCAAAATAAGATCACGTTCCGATTTCTTTGCGCCCCACTCATTTTGTGGTCGTTCATCCAGTCGCTGTTGTAAAGTACCCCTGTCGATATCGAGAACAAACACACCATCAAATAACTCGATAAACTTCGAAAAGTTCCTCGAACCTCCACAGAAAAATGTTATCTCTTCATCACTGTTAGCTACGCAAGCTTTTACTTTATCTAAATCCCAAATATGATTCTCGTGTGTTCCGCTATTTGTCGGTTCTCCCGTTTCTGGATCACCTTGATATGCCAATTCCCTATCCCCATGAATCGCGTGATAACCTCTACTCTGCAATTCATTGCAAACCGTTGTCTTGCCTGTACAAGAAACGCCTTCTATTAGATAATTTCTTTTTCCCATCGCTGACCCCTTCATTCAATCGATAATTTTGTGACTGATCTATCTATCATTATTCGACACTTCCCTCTCTCTGACCTTTAATATCCAAAAAAAGCCATCTAGATTTCTCTAGATGGCACGTGAATTTATTCTTTTTATTCACATTAAAATGCGTTCATTTACAGCTCCAAGACTTGCGGTTCTTTCTCTTCACTGTTCATTAATCTAATTAAACTTGGTTTGATTTCAAGAAGCACATAGTTAGGATCATTTGGACCTTCAAAATAATGGGACATTTGCTCTGACCAAAATTTTTCCTTTAACTCTTTATCATCTTGAATTGTAGAAGTACCTTCTATTTCGAGATATGGATCTCCATATCCCTCCCCTTCATATCCTACTAATGCATGGATATTCGGGTTCTCTTCAATCTCTTCTGCCTTGTGCGTTTCGATACTTGTCGGTGTATAAAATGTTAACTCATCATGAAAAAATGTCATGTATCTTGAATGTGGCTTGTTTTGTTTGACCGTAGCAAGTACACCAGTCTGTCTTCTTTCTAATACCTCTAGAATTTTTTTCTTCATCTGTTCTTTATCCAATCTTCCCACTCCTTTTCCTATACTCTCTATTAACTCTACCTTTCAGTATGGGAAATAAAACATCCTAGTATGCTTTGCAAGCGGGCAACTTGGCTATAGACAGTCGTTTTAGTCTGTCCGTATTTATAATTACTGTTTCGTTAATTCATCTTCCGTTACCCATTTATGATTTTTAACTTTATCTCCAGTAGTCGTCATTTCAAAATCAACCATATATACCGTCGTTTCTTCAGCAGAATCGATTGTTGCGATCGCACCATCCATACCTTTCATATGGTCCGCCTTTACTTTTACTTCATCACCAGTTTTGTACGGCTCATCCGTAGCATCTTGAATCTCCTCGTGAATAATCCATTTATGATTCTCTACTCGTTGTCCACCATTAGTTGGATCATAAGAAATACTATAAGCAACAGTTTCAAACGCCCCAACAATTGTAGCCTTTGCATCTTTCATCCCTTCCATGTGATCTGCCGTAATAATGGCAGTATCTCCTACTTCGAATGTTGGATTTTCTGACGCTTCTAATCCTGTAGGTACTTCTCCAGAACCTGACATTTCCATTTCAGAATGGTCCATCTCGTTATCCATTTTTTTCATTTCGCCCATATTCTCATGAGAATCCATATCGTCACTTGCTCCACATGCCGCAAGCCCAGTTATCGCCGTCATTGTTAATGCACTAATAAACATTTTCATTTTTTTACTCAAAGTTCTTCCTCCTTTTCTGCTCTTATCTGTACTATACCCATTAAGTGTGCAGAATTAGTGCAAAACCGCACTTTAATTTTGCAATAAACAACAAATATTGAATTAGCAGTATGAAGTGAGGATTTACGATAAAATGATATTTTTAGAATAAAAAATGCCACCTAAATCATTGTGTATCGGTTATTCGTTTCTTCCCAAAATTTCCCCAACCCTTTTCCTCTCTCCCTTTTTCTCACTCTTTTATTCCCCTTGGCTTTACTTCCATCTGCATTCTTTCTATTTTTTACCACAAAAAATTCGAGACAGCGTACGAACAATGCCGTTTAGTTAAAGAAAAAAGGTTTTTTGGGAACTGGTGTTGAAAGTTAATATATGTAAATCCATTTAATATTCAATGAGTGATAATTGGGTTTTTGAAACATTGATAAATCAACTTTCGGCTGTGATTACCCTAGTTTTTGAGGTTCATTTCCTATAATCAATTAAGTAAATAAATACTTTGCTTGGTTCAGTCATGTAATGGGAATTGTTGTCTCATTACTTTCACAGAATACAACTGTGTACTGATTTTTATTTTGTGAGGGTGGAGTAGTGGATGTAATGTCAAGAAGGAGATGCTACAGTGGCTCTATTTTGATTTTACAGAGCTGTTATGAATAAAAATAGCGGAAAATTCTATAAAGATGGATGTGATAATTCGATGTTAAAAATAAAGTACATCGTATATCTTTTTGTACTAGCCTGCCTTCTAGTAGCTTGTAATACCTCTAATGGTTCTGATGAGATGCAAGAGAGAGTAAAACCTTCAGTAAAGGGGGTAAGTGACGTTGATGTCATTAATACGCATGGCGGAGTTGAAGGTGTTAAAAATATGCAGGTCTTTTTTGAAAACACTCAAAAAGGGATAGCTTCTGATTTGCGGATTGTCCATTATACGATTGAAGGAGATCCAATGGTCACGGATTTAAGTTATAACGGGGATACAATTGAAGTGGAGCACGATACCACTAGAGATACTTATGGAAGTGGTCAAGTCACTACAATCACTTGCGGCAAACTATTGGTTGAATCAAACCCGACTAATATAGCATATATTGTAACCGACTGTAAGGGGTTGCCTTATGGGATGGAGAGTGTTTTACAAATAGACTATAACATGAATCAGCAAGACTTATTTGAAATTGAATTGAAGTATGGTATTGAGCTTGAGAACGAAATAAATACTGTAAGTAAAACGATGAAAAAAGTTATCAGTACTCAAGAAACTCAAAGTACAAAGGATTTTGAGTTACCCGAAAGCGTTATGCAAGAGGTTTATAAAGAATTGGTACTGATGAATTATTTAGGTGAAAAAGATTTGCAAGCTAAATGTACTGAGGAAGATGCAAAGAACTATCAACTAAAGGTTCATATAAATGGTGGTCAACGTGAATTCAAATGGACTTCTTGTGATCAAAGTTATGATGGTGAGAAATTGACGGAGATTGCAGAGTACGTAATAGAACAATCTGAAATAGAACAGAATGAAATGCCAGAAGTTACGGTCCAAGGCTATGTCCTTGAAATTAAAGACAATATGCTTCTTATTGTTGAAGATGTAAACATGGTTGAATTTGAATGGCTTAAAGAAGAATTACCCCAAAATGATATGAATACTTGGATTTTTGATTTCACTAATTTAGAAGGAGTTACAACTGAGGAATATGAAATTGGTGATAAAGTCCAAGCAACGATTCAGGGGGATATCATTGGCTCTAAACCAGGGAAAGCGGTTGTGAAGGAAATTAAGAAAATAAATTAATTCTAACTTGAGATGCAAATAAATATAGACAAAAAATGCCACCTAGATTTATCTCTAGATGGCATTTACTATTTACTCTACAGTTACTGATTTTGCTAAGTTTCTTGGTTTGTCTACGTCACAGTCTCTGTGTAGAGCTGCATAGTAGCTGATTAATTGTAAAGGTATTACTGACACGAGTGGTGTCAACAATGGATGAACTGGTGGGATCACTAATGTGTCTCCCTCTTCTTCCATACCTTCCATTGAAATGATGGATGGTTTCGCACCACGAGCAACTACTTCTTTTACGTTTCCACGAATGTTCAACGCGACTGCTTTTTGCGTCGCAAGTGCGAACACTGGCGTACCGTCTTCGATTAACGCGATTGTACCGTGTTTTAATTCCCCACCAGCAAACCCTTCTGCTTGGATGTAGGAGATTTCTTTTAGTTTCAATGCTCCTTCTAAACTTACGTAGAAGTCGACATTACGTCCGATGAAGAACGCATTACGAGTTGTAGCTAAGAAGTCTTTCGCAATTGCTTCCATTTCATCTTTAGAGTCAACCATCGCTTGAATCGCATTGGCGACAATTCCTAGTTCATGTACTAAGTCAAAATCGATTGTTTTTCCAGCTTGTTTCGCTGCAACAGTAGCCGCAACTGCAAGCACGGCAATTTGCGCTACATATGCTTTTGTCGATGCAACGGCAATTTCTGGACCCGCATGTAGTAACAACGTGTGGTCAGCTTCACGAGAAAGAGTCGATCCTTGTACGTTTGTAATTGTCAGTGTTGGATGTCCAAGCTCTTTGATTTTCACTAACACTTGACGCGAATCTGCAGTCTCACCAGATTGCGTAATGAAAATGAATAACGGTTTTTCTGACAGAAGTGGCATGTTATAGCCAAATTCACTTGAAATGTGCACTTCTACAGGTTTTCCTGTTAATTTCTCAAAATAGCCTTTTCCGACTAATCCAGCGTGGTAGCTCGTTCCAGCAGCAATAATATATAAACGATCTGCAGCATTGATAGCATCCACGATGTTCGAATCGATCGTTAACTCACCTGCATCATTTTGATACGCTTGAATGATTTTACGCATAACAGCAGGTTGCTCATCAATCTCTTTTAACATGTAGTGAGGATATGTTCCTTTTTCAATATCGCTCATATCAAGTTCCGCCACATATGAATCACGTGCTACTGTTTTACCGTCTAGCGTTTGAATTTCGACTGATTCCTTTTTTACGATGACCATTTCTTGGTCATGCAATTCTACATAGCGATCCGTTACTTGTAGCATCGCCATTGCATCCGATGCGACCACATTGAAATCATCGCCAAGTCCAACTAACAGTGGGCTTTTGTTTTTTGCCACATAAATAGTTTGCGCTTCTTCTGCATCTAATAAGGCAATCGCATACGACCCATGAAGTAGACCTAATGTTTTACGGAATGCTTCTGCCGTTGTCATCCCGTCATTCACGAATTTCTCGATTAACTGCACAATTACTTCTGTGTCTGTGTCAGACTTCATTTCCACGCCTGGTAAATATTCTTTTTGCAATAAATGATAGTTTTCGATAACGCCATTATGCACTAACGTAAAACGGCCACTTGTACTTTGGTGTGGATGCGCATTTACTTGGTTTGGCACACCGTGTGTTGCCCAACGAGTGTGTCCAATTCCAGTTTTGCCTTCAACGCCTGTATCTACTGCAGAACGAAGATCCGCAATACGACCTTTTTCTTTAAATACCGTAATTCCCGCTTCATTGCGCACAGCAATACCAGCCGAGTCATATCCACGATACTCTAGCTTCTCTAACCCTTTTAATAAAATCTCTTTTGCATCAATTTCCCCAATATATCCTACGATACCGCACATATGTGTAAATCCTCCATTTATAAAAATTCAAATAAGCGTCCTGCATTCGCGTGCAGACGCTTTTTACTGTACCCACTATTTCCTTTCCATCCGAAATCACTTCCGGGCTTTAAGAAATAACATGACGACCGGGTATCGCGGCCGGGAGGCATCCGCCGAAACTTCGATAAACCTCCACCTCGTCTGCTAAAGATCATTTCCGTCCGATTTCTTTAGCTCTGGCGCTTCAACTGTTTTCCGATTTGACGCAAACTTTCCTCCTCCTGCGACTACTAGGAAATCATTCCATCTGCAGCATGTTCATCATACTGAATATAGCAGTTAACGTCAATAATGTACTATTACCTATTCCTGGCACGGCGAAACCTTCTCAACGTTATACAGGTGCAGATTTTAAGAACACGAACCAATCCTTTATTGGAAATAAAATCAGCATCACCGATTCACAGTAAAATTCGTTCCGCCTCCACTACATCTATTCTCAAATCGTTCTCAAACACTGTAGCCAAACTAATTACCTTCTCGAGTTATTTGACCTAAATTCGAGTTAACATACCAATCATGAACGTTATGTTACGCATATCCACGTTAATTTACCTATCGCTCTACTTATTCTACGCAACGCACTCCACTCTTCCATCTCTACAAAAAAACCCGACCATTCGCATGGCCGAGTCTCACCTATATTATTCGTTTAGTCCCATTTCATCACGCACAACTTGTGCAATGCGTTCTACATAGTTTTCACATGCTTCTGCTGTTGGTGCTTCCACCATTACGCGAACAAGTGGTTCTGTTCCAGAAGGGCGTACTAAAACACGTCCATCCCCGTCCATTTCCTTCTCCACTTCCGCAATCACGGCAGCGACTTTTTCGTTGTCCGTTACGGCATGTTTATCTGTCACGCGGATATTCACAAGTTTTTGAGGGAAAATAGTCATCTCAGCTGCAAGCTCGGATAATTTCTTCCCTGTCATTTTCATGATATTGACTAATTGAAGCCCAGTCAGCAATCCGTCACCAGTTGTGTTGTAATCGAGGAAAATAATGTGTCCTGATTGCTCTCCACCAAGGTTATATCCATTCTTCTTCATCTCTTCGACGACATATCGATCGCCTACTGCTGTTTTAACGCTTGTCATACCATGTTCTTCCAGTGCTTTATAGAAGCCCATGTTGCTCATGACAGTAGAAACAACCGCGTCATTGTTTAAACGACCTTCATTTTTTAAGTGCTTTGCACAAATATACATGATTTGGTCGCCGTCTACGATGTTTCCTTTTTCATCTACTGCGATTAAGCGGTCTCCATCGCCGTCGAACGCTAATCCAACGTCCGCGCCTTTTTCAACCACTAGCTCTGCTAATTTTTCTGGATGAGTGGAACCGACACCCGCATTAATATTCAAGCCATTTGGAGAAGCACCCATTGTGGAAAGGTCGGCATCTAAATCGGCAAACAAATGTGTCGCGATCGAGGAAGTTGCTCCGTGTGCACAGTCTAATGCCACATGAATGCCAACGAAGTCTTCATCCACTGATTGCTTCAAATAGCTAATATATTTTTGGCCGCCTTCAAAGTAGTCTGTAATTGTTCCTAGATCTCCTCCGATTGGACGAGGAATCTCAGATCCGTCTCCATCTAACAGAGCTTCCATTTCCGCTTCTTGTTCATCGGTTAGCTTAAAGCCATCCGAGCCAAAGAATTTAATGCCGTTATCTGCTACAGGATTATGCGATGCAGATATCATAACACCAGCTTCCGCGCTCATCACACGTGTTAAATACGAGACACCTGGTGTACTAATGACACCTAGGCGCATAACTTCTACTCCGACTGATAATAAACCAGCTGTAAGTGCACCTTCTAGCATATGACCTGAGATACGTGTATCACGACCAACTAGTACTTTCGAGCGCTCCGCAGAGCCTTTTGTTAGAACATATCCTCCAACACGACCTAATTGAAACGCTAATTCAGGTGTTAGCTCACTATTCGCAACGCCACGAACACCATCTGTACCAAAATATTTACCCATGTATACTATTCTCTCCTTCAAATCTGAAACAATGCCACTTGGCTTGTTTAATTAATCCGTCACCGGTTCGTTTAATCTGCTCATCGCAGTTTCATCTTGTTTTGTTATATTCGCTTCGATCTCAATTTTTTCTGGATCGATTTTTGTCACACCATCTGGCAAGGTGACCTTTCCTTCCACCGTGGAGCTTTCATTCAACTTGGAAACGTCCACAGATACTGGAAGTGAATCGAGTGCATCGATAATTCCCTTATTACCATATACGCGAACCGAAGCCGTTTTAAGTCGCAATGAGTTAATCGTTACGCCATCGGGTGGAGTTCCTTGTTCTTGCAAATCGAGTGGAAGTGTTTTACTGTATTGCTCTATCGTCACTTTCACCGTGACTGTAGCGGGCTCCATTGATACAGAAAGCTTATTTAAATCACGATCTAATACGCGCACGTCCGCTTCTTTTGTGAAGGATTCTTTCACTCCTTGGTCAGCTGCTACCGATGCCTTTACAAATGAAATGCTATCAATCACGCTTTTAGCTCCAGTCACGGAAATACGTTCCGTTTCTGACTCAATACCAGTAATCACATAATTCTCCGCCAACAAGCGTTCGTTCATCTCTGGCTCCACACGGAACTCTTTCGTCACTCTTTCTTCAATATTGACAGTGACAACACCCGGGTCGATCTTCACATCCATCTCACCCGAAATATTCTCGTGCTGAATCGTGACTTGATGTTCCCCCATCGTCATATTACGCAAATCGACGAAAACGGTGAAATCACGTAAATTACGAATTGATTGTACTTGCGCAGGTGGTCCTTCTATACGTAAATCCACCGCTTTTGGAACTCCTGTTACGACAAAGTTGTCATCATCATAATAGACTTCCACAGGCACATCTCGGATCACATCCGATTGTGTTCCTCTATTCGCTAAATCCGTTGCATTTTGATCTGCCTTAATGGTGAGGAATAATAGAAGGGCTAAGAGTAGCGCCGTTATTCGCAAAAACCAAGGGCTATCCATCCACTTATCCATTCTTTTTCCCCCTCCACGTCCAAATAGAGCTTGGTGTCGTTTCCGGTTCAGGTCCAAACCACATTTTGCGAAGTCTTGCTTCAAATTCTTCCATCGATAGATTTCGGTGTAAATCACCATTTGCCGTTAAACTGACGGCACCTGTTTCTTCTGATACAACAATTGTAATCGCATCCGTCACTTCACTTAAACCAAGAGCTGCCCGATGACGAGTTCCGAGCTCTTTTGAAATAAAAGGACTCTCGGACAATGGCAAATAACACGCTGCTGCTGCAATTTTGCTTTTTTGCATAACAACTGCACCATCATGTAGAGGGGTGTTTGGGATAAAAATATTAATTAATAATTCCGAGGTAATATCTGAATTCATCGGGATCCCAGTCTCGACATATTCACTTAATCCAGTTTCTCGTTCAATTGAAATAAGTGCGCCGATCCGACGTTTTGCCATATACGAAATCGATTTCGTCATCGCTTCGATTAAGCGATTTTGTTCTTCTGCCTCTTGCATATTCGTCCGAGCAAATAATTTACCGCGACCAATTTGCTCTAGTGCCCTTCTCAATTCAGGCTGGAAGATAATGATAATCGCAAGAAAACCCCAATCGATAATCTTTTGCATCATCCATCCGAGCGTATCAAATCCTAAAACATCCGTGAGAATCCTTGCAATAATAATCACGAATATCCCTTTTAGCAGTTGAACTGCTTTCGTTCCCCGAATGAGCGTTATGATTTTATAAATTACAAACCATACAAGTAACATGTCGAGCAGATTGACAAGCACGCTTACTGGCGTCGTCCCCACAAATTCTTCTAAAAACGCCACGTAGCTTCCCCTCCGTTCTTCGATTGCACATAGTCATTTGGATTAAGTATAGCATAATCCCATGAAAAAACTCGCTTAAGGAGCTAAGCGAGTTACCATTTTTAGAACGTTTTTTCGATCCAGTCTCCTGTATCCGTAAACCCGTCTTTTAGTTTGTACCATAACCATTCAAATGCCTGATTCACTTCCGTCGATTGTCCAGTGATTGCACCCGTAGAAGCCATGTATTCATTGCCATTTACAACAGTGACATCTCCTTCTACATGTCCTTCAATCCGAACGTCTCCGTTTCGAACGAGTAAGTCCCCTGGAATCGTTTCACCTTCAGGAACAATCACTGTATGACCATCCACTTGAAGGTTGTCGTATTTCGTGAAAGCAAACTGCTTTTCATTCTCAAAATTCGTAAAAAATGCACCACTCATAAAGAAAAGGAAAATGGCCGCTGCTGCTATCACCGGGTGTGCTCGCATCCAACGTCTCCAACTAACCGTTTTGTGTTCTTTTGGCAATCTCGCTGTAACTCCGTTGACGAAACCTACTGGCGCAGTCACATGCGACACTCCTTGAACGAGTGCGACAACTTTACTTAACTCTTGAAAGTGATTCGCACAGCTTGCACAATCCTGCATATGTGTTTTTAACACGC
The Paenisporosarcina cavernae genome window above contains:
- a CDS encoding GNAT family N-acetyltransferase, with the protein product MEFSNDRILLREMTKSDWFDVHKYASQDLVSQYQPWGPNTEEDSINFVNQVIRDARQVPRKRFVFAMIYKENMIGAGEFKIRDFRNKAGEIAYIVNPDYWGKGFATEVATLLIEFGFDVLKLHRIYATCDPRNIASTKVLEKVGMVKEGQIREDLMIKDGWRDSLMYSILEHEWR
- a CDS encoding DinB family protein, producing MTNIIETYKKIIHRHSVTQLVYSPSKEQWSISQVIDHCIAVAEEYLESAIDCLNESNEQSEGKTEFGDKLFTNGGFPPIKIKLPKEMNAAPKNSENKDALLTRLDDLANSMNAAEVNIRKTNPRLKLQHGGFGWLNAREWFELIDMHFRHHLRQIDAMDQKIKWNQI
- a CDS encoding YciI family protein produces the protein MKFICMGYLNPEKMDARPEAEIEEVMNECAVQLETFFQSGKVLLDVGLEKEVKSLSRKNGQIVIQEVQQTNEAIGSVFMIEAQDMEEAIKIASLHPTVQVEKGVEFEWRIEIHPIHFFQEF
- a CDS encoding AAA family ATPase, with the translated sequence MGKRNYLIEGVSCTGKTTVCNELQSRGYHAIHGDRELAYQGDPETGEPTNSGTHENHIWDLDKVKACVANSDEEITFFCGGSRNFSKFIELFDGVFVLDIDRGTLQQRLDERPQNEWGAKKSERDLILRLHETKEDIPKNGVLIDGTKSIEQVVDDILFHCEKNDRQQT
- a CDS encoding pyridoxamine 5'-phosphate oxidase family protein; amino-acid sequence: MDKEQMKKKILEVLERRQTGVLATVKQNKPHSRYMTFFHDELTFYTPTSIETHKAEEIEENPNIHALVGYEGEGYGDPYLEIEGTSTIQDDKELKEKFWSEQMSHYFEGPNDPNYVLLEIKPSLIRLMNSEEKEPQVLEL
- a CDS encoding YdhK family protein, with translation MKMFISALTMTAITGLAACGASDDMDSHENMGEMKKMDNEMDHSEMEMSGSGEVPTGLEASENPTFEVGDTAIITADHMEGMKDAKATIVGAFETVAYSISYDPTNGGQRVENHKWIIHEEIQDATDEPYKTGDEVKVKADHMKGMDGAIATIDSAEETTVYMVDFEMTTTGDKVKNHKWVTEDELTKQ
- a CDS encoding DUF4362 domain-containing protein yields the protein MLKIKYIVYLFVLACLLVACNTSNGSDEMQERVKPSVKGVSDVDVINTHGGVEGVKNMQVFFENTQKGIASDLRIVHYTIEGDPMVTDLSYNGDTIEVEHDTTRDTYGSGQVTTITCGKLLVESNPTNIAYIVTDCKGLPYGMESVLQIDYNMNQQDLFEIELKYGIELENEINTVSKTMKKVISTQETQSTKDFELPESVMQEVYKELVLMNYLGEKDLQAKCTEEDAKNYQLKVHINGGQREFKWTSCDQSYDGEKLTEIAEYVIEQSEIEQNEMPEVTVQGYVLEIKDNMLLIVEDVNMVEFEWLKEELPQNDMNTWIFDFTNLEGVTTEEYEIGDKVQATIQGDIIGSKPGKAVVKEIKKIN
- the glmS gene encoding glutamine--fructose-6-phosphate transaminase (isomerizing), whose amino-acid sequence is MCGIVGYIGEIDAKEILLKGLEKLEYRGYDSAGIAVRNEAGITVFKEKGRIADLRSAVDTGVEGKTGIGHTRWATHGVPNQVNAHPHQSTSGRFTLVHNGVIENYHLLQKEYLPGVEMKSDTDTEVIVQLIEKFVNDGMTTAEAFRKTLGLLHGSYAIALLDAEEAQTIYVAKNKSPLLVGLGDDFNVVASDAMAMLQVTDRYVELHDQEMVIVKKESVEIQTLDGKTVARDSYVAELDMSDIEKGTYPHYMLKEIDEQPAVMRKIIQAYQNDAGELTIDSNIVDAINAADRLYIIAAGTSYHAGLVGKGYFEKLTGKPVEVHISSEFGYNMPLLSEKPLFIFITQSGETADSRQVLVKIKELGHPTLTITNVQGSTLSREADHTLLLHAGPEIAVASTKAYVAQIAVLAVAATVAAKQAGKTIDFDLVHELGIVANAIQAMVDSKDEMEAIAKDFLATTRNAFFIGRNVDFYVSLEGALKLKEISYIQAEGFAGGELKHGTIALIEDGTPVFALATQKAVALNIRGNVKEVVARGAKPSIISMEGMEEEGDTLVIPPVHPLLTPLVSVIPLQLISYYAALHRDCDVDKPRNLAKSVTVE
- the glmM gene encoding phosphoglucosamine mutase translates to MGKYFGTDGVRGVANSELTPELAFQLGRVGGYVLTKGSAERSKVLVGRDTRISGHMLEGALTAGLLSVGVEVMRLGVISTPGVSYLTRVMSAEAGVMISASHNPVADNGIKFFGSDGFKLTDEQEAEMEALLDGDGSEIPRPIGGDLGTITDYFEGGQKYISYLKQSVDEDFVGIHVALDCAHGATSSIATHLFADLDADLSTMGASPNGLNINAGVGSTHPEKLAELVVEKGADVGLAFDGDGDRLIAVDEKGNIVDGDQIMYICAKHLKNEGRLNNDAVVSTVMSNMGFYKALEEHGMTSVKTAVGDRYVVEEMKKNGYNLGGEQSGHIIFLDYNTTGDGLLTGLQLVNIMKMTGKKLSELAAEMTIFPQKLVNIRVTDKHAVTDNEKVAAVIAEVEKEMDGDGRVLVRPSGTEPLVRVMVEAPTAEACENYVERIAQVVRDEMGLNE
- a CDS encoding YbbR-like domain-containing protein, with amino-acid sequence MDKWMDSPWFLRITALLLALLLFLTIKADQNATDLANRGTQSDVIRDVPVEVYYDDDNFVVTGVPKAVDLRIEGPPAQVQSIRNLRDFTVFVDLRNMTMGEHQVTIQHENISGEMDVKIDPGVVTVNIEERVTKEFRVEPEMNERLLAENYVITGIESETERISVTGAKSVIDSISFVKASVAADQGVKESFTKEADVRVLDRDLNKLSVSMEPATVTVKVTIEQYSKTLPLDLQEQGTPPDGVTINSLRLKTASVRVYGNKGIIDALDSLPVSVDVSKLNESSTVEGKVTLPDGVTKIDPEKIEIEANITKQDETAMSRLNEPVTD
- the cdaA gene encoding diadenylate cyclase CdaA produces the protein MAFLEEFVGTTPVSVLVNLLDMLLVWFVIYKIITLIRGTKAVQLLKGIFVIIIARILTDVLGFDTLGWMMQKIIDWGFLAIIIIFQPELRRALEQIGRGKLFARTNMQEAEEQNRLIEAMTKSISYMAKRRIGALISIERETGLSEYVETGIPMNSDITSELLINIFIPNTPLHDGAVVMQKSKIAAAACYLPLSESPFISKELGTRHRAALGLSEVTDAITIVVSEETGAVSLTANGDLHRNLSMEEFEARLRKMWFGPEPETTPSSIWTWRGKKNG
- a CDS encoding anti-sigma factor family protein, with product MNSCPKEIVEYMHEYLDGDIHPSHESVLKTHMQDCASCANHFQELSKVVALVQGVSHVTAPVGFVNGVTARLPKEHKTVSWRRWMRAHPVIAAAAIFLFFMSGAFFTNFENEKQFAFTKYDNLQVDGHTVIVPEGETIPGDLLVRNGDVRIEGHVEGDVTVVNGNEYMASTGAITGQSTEVNQAFEWLWYKLKDGFTDTGDWIEKTF